CTGGCGGCACGCCTCGGCCAGCACCCAGGCACCGAGGTCGATGACCAGGCCGCTGTCCTCGGCCACCGGGATGAAGCGGTCGGGCCCCACGTGGCCGAGGGTCGCGCTCTGCCAGCGCAGCAGGGCTTCCACCTTGTCCATGCGGCCGGTGCGGGCATCGACGATCGGCTGATAGACCAGCCGCAGCTCACTGGCGGCAATCGCCCCGCGCAGCGCGCCGTCGATCACCAGCGCTTCGCGCGCGTAGGCGCTCATGCCGGCGTCGAATAACCGCAACGCTCCCCGGCCCGATTTCTTGACGTCGTGCATGGCAATATCGGCGTTGCGCACCAGGGTATCGGCCTCGTCGCCGTCGCTGCCCTGGCAGGCCACGCCGATGCTGGCCGACACCGTGATGGCGTGCGGCGCCAGGTCGAAGCTGCCCCCCAGCGCGTGCAAGATTCGCTCGCCACAGGCAGCGGCCTGCGTCGGCGCCATGCCGGCGGCCAGTCCCGGCAGCACCACCACGAATTCGTCGCCGCCGAAACGGCCCAGCAAATCGCCGTCGCCCACGCAACTGCGCAGCCGCGCCGCCATCTGGCGCAGCAATTGGTCGCCGGTGGCGTGGCCGAACGAATCGTTGATGCGCTTGAACTTGTCGATGTCGATGAACAGCACCGCGCACTGCTGGCCGGCGTCGCGGGCGCGGACCAGCGCCTGGTCCAGTTCGATGCCCAGGCCGTGGCGGTTGAGGGTGCCGGTGACACTGTCGTAGTGGGCGGCGCGGTAGAGCTGATCGTCTTTTTTCTTGCGGTCGGTGATGTCCATCACCAGCATCATGCACAACAGCTGGCCGCGCTCGTAGTGCGGCGAGGCGATCAGCTCCACCGGCAGCTCGAATTCGGTCCCGTGGCGAAATACCGTGGTCTCCACGTAGGGATAGGTGGCGGCGCTGGCAAAGCGCTGGAAATGGCCGGCCACCGTAGTGCGGGTGACGCCCGTCATCCAGTCGCCGATATTGCTGCCGATTAGTTGCCGCATACCGGGCGCGCCCAGCAAGCGGACGCAACGTTGATTGGCGGTGCGGATCACGCCGTCGCGGTCATAGACCAGGAAGCCTTTGCCCAGGCTGTCGATGGCGTGGGTGTAGCGGCGCTGGATCTTGTCCTGCACCGCGTGGATCAGGCACAGCATCGAGACCGACTTGACCAGGAACGACCAGATCAGCCACAGCTCGATCAGCTGCGGCACCAGGTGCATGCCGTTGGCCAGGTTGAACACGCCACGCAGCACGAACACCACCGCCAGCAAGCGGTAGCCGGAACGCTGGCTCAACAGGCGCCAGCCGATCCACAGGAAAGTGAGGCCATAGATACCGGCAATCACCGATGCAATCGACCGGGAATGACCGATGGCGACGAATACGCCATAGCAGGCAAAACCAAGTCCGACGGACACAGCGGCCGCGCGCCGCAGCCGCGCCGGGTTCAATTTTCCAAGGAAGGCTTCGGTACCGGCCCAGAAACCGGCCACGCTGACCGTCAGCGTGAGCGCGGCCAGTACGGTCTTGGGCAGGTACTGGGGGCCGAGGCTCCAGCAGACAATGCCGAACGAGAGCGCAAACTGACCGACGGCCCAGGCCAGCGCGTGCTTTTCATCGTTGTGGCGCCACCACAAAAACACCAGCACCATGCACAGGACGAGATCGACCCCGAGCGAAAAAAGAATAAAAACCTGTGAATCTACGTTCATCTGGGCGTCGATTTGCGTGGTGATTAGCGCGAACGATTGTAAATCAGTCTAAGAATTGAGCGCCACTTTTATTTCTTAAAGGAAGGATTTCAACCACGGCATCGGCCATGCGCCATGCGGGCGACGTTGTCGGCCTGCTGTGACTAGACTTGCAAGACCCTCTTTTCTCAGCCAAGGAGACCCGCCATGTACCAGCTCATCACCCGCCTGAATGGCTGCGCCCTCGCTGCCGCAGCCCTGACCTGCCAAGCCCAGCCGACAGCCCCACCGGGCGCCGACAAGTCGGCCCACACTCGCGCGCTCGAATTGGGGGCCAAAGTCTTGCAGGGCAATGGTCCGCTGCCGGGCTTCCATATTTACCTGGTGGGATTCCACCCGATGCGCGACATGCCGGAAAACCAGATCGAAGCGCACCATTACTGCCAGCAGCAGAACGAAGACTTCGCCCAATGTGTATTATTCGACGGCAGCAGCCGCAGCGCCAATCTGCACGGGGTCGAATACATCATCTCGGAGAAACTGTTTGCCACGCTGCCGGCAGCAGAGCGCAAGTACTGGCATCCGCACAACGGTGAAATCCTCAGCGGCCAGCTGATCGCGCCCGGACTGCCGGCGGCGGCGGAAAAATCGCTGATGCGCTCGAAGATGAACAGCTATGGCAAAACCTGGCACATCTGGAACACGGGCCATCATGGCGAACACAACGACACACTGCCGTTCGGCGAGCCGATGCTGGCCTGGTCGTTCAATCGCGACGGCGAAGCCAGGCCCGGGCTGGTGGAGCAGCGCGACCGCCGCCTGGACGTGGATACCAGCCACATCCGTAGCGAGCGCAAAGAATTGCGCGAGCTGGCGCGGCCGCAAACCGGAGTCGATGCCATGCAAGGCCAGTTTGCGCGTCCCACCAGCGGCATCCCGGGCGTGGTCGATAGTGGCAGCGCCGGCAAATCGGACTAGTTCAGCACGCCGTAGCCAGTAGGGCCGTGCCCAATTGGCGCTGTTCGGCGACGATTTCGCGCAAGTGCGCCGGCGTGGTATGGACATTGCTGAGCACCACGCGCAGCACCGTGATGCCATCGGCAAACGGTGCGCGCTCGAGCACCGTGCGCGACACGAAACTGTGGCCGTTGGCCTTTTGCCGCTCCTGCAAGCGCGCATTGAGCTCATTGACCTGGCGGTTGACGATGGTCGCCTCATCCACGCGGCCGGCGGCCAGCAATTGCGCCAGGCGCTGCCCCAGTGCCGGCGGCAGGAAGCGGTAGGTCAGGATGAAATTGTCCGAATTGCTGGTCAGTTCGAAATCGGGCTGGGCGGCGATCAGTTCACGCATGGCGGCAGCCAGGCTGGCGGCGTGACCGAGCAGCGTGGCATAGCCGCCCTCCCCCAGCAGCTTGAACGACACCCACAGCTTCAAGGCATCGAAGCGGCGCGAGCCTTCCAGCGAAGTCTGTCCCAGGTCGCCCGAATTGCTGCGGATGATGTAGTTGGCGTTGTGTTTGAGCAGGTCGAGGCTGGCCGGGTCGCGCAACAGTACCATGCCCTGCGCCATCGGCACCCAGAACAGCTTGTGGCCGTCGATCACCACCGAATCGGCCGCTTCGATGCCGGCATACAGCGGCCGGAAACGCTCGGCCATCAGCAGCGCCCCGCCCCAGGCGGCATCGACGTGGAACCAGGCCTGTTCGCGCTGCGCGATGGCAGCCAGTTGCGCCAGCGGATCGATGGCGCCGGTCTCGGTGGTGCCGGCAATGCCAACGATGGCGACGATGCGGATGCGGTCGCGCCTGAGCGCGGCAATGGTGTCGTCGAGGGCCGCCAGGTCGATGCGGTTGTCGCCATCGACCGGGACGCGGTACAGCGCGTCCTCGCCCAGGCCCAGCGTGCCGAGCGCCTTTTTCAGCGAATAATGGGCGCGCGCCGAGGCGATCACCGCCAGGCCGCGATGGCCGGACTGCTGCATCGCCGCGTAAATGCCATGCTTGCGCACGCCGGGCAGGGTACGCTCGAGCGCCACCGCCAGCGCGGTCAGGTTGCCCATGGTGCCGCCATTGACGATATTGCCCAGCGCGTGGTTTTTGGCGCGCATGGCGTCCGCGTACAACGCATCGGGCGCGCGATAGACCATGCGGTGCATCCAGCCGAGCACCTGTTTTTCCACCAGGGTGGACGCGTAGGCGGTTTCGATCTTGACCTGGTTCTGGTTCAGGGTGGCAGTGAGCGCTTCCACCAGCACCGTCATCCAGGGCAGCGCCTGGGTCATGTGGCCGATGAACTTGGGGTGGTTCAGGCGCGCGGTATGGGGCAGCAGCTTGCGTTGCAGTTCTTCCAGCACATGCACAGGCGCCATGCCGCCCGCGGGCGGCGCCAGCTCGGCGAACAGCGGCAGCAGCTGGTCGATGGGCGTGACCGGATACGGCGACCTGCCCTCGGGCGTCATCCAGTCGCGCACCATGCCTGCCATTTGCTGCAGCACGTCCGCATCCACCTGTTCGACCGCGAAGTGCCGATTCAGCAATTCGCGCAAGTCGCTGTCACTCATCTGCCACCCTTCAACCCAATGCGGGGTGGCAGTATAAAACAAAGTGGCAAAAAAGTGCTTCAGATCAGCGTTCGCCACCACCTTTTATGCGCACCAGCCGCCAGGCACCGGCCGCAAATACCAGCCAGGCCAGCAGGCATACCGCTGCCGCCGCGCGCCACGGGGCTGGCGCCGCGCCTGGCGCCGGCGCGAATACCGGCTGGTGGGCCGCCTGCGCCGGTCCGAACGGCAGGTCGGTAAACAGGTAGCCATAATAGAAATTGCGCAGCGCCTCGTGGAAGCTGCTGATGCGCTGCTGGTACGCCAGTTGCGCCGGCAGGTCGGTGGCGGCCAGCCGGTGCAGCACCGCCTGCACACCGACGCCGGGCAGCACCCAGCCCAGGCGGTCGGTCCAGGCCTGGCGTGCCAGCAGCCCGGCGCGGTATTGCTGCACCTGCCCGGCCACGCTCTCGTCGCCCAGCTGGTGGAATGCGAAATACCACTTCCAGTGGAACCCTTCCGGCAGCGGCGCGCTGTGCTGCCATTGCGGGTGGCCGAGATAGAACTTGCGCATGGTCTCGTCGCGCGGCACTTCCCAGGCGCCGTGCACCACCTGGCGCTGCGCCAGCATCAGGTCCACGCCCTGGTGCACGGGAATGGCGCGGGTAAGCGCAACGTTGGCCAGCGTGGGCAACACCAGCGTGAGCACCGCCCACACGCCCATCAACGCGGTGGCATTGGTGACCGAGCGCCGGCCGTGCGCCCCGACCAGCAGCGACACGCCGATCCAGAACGCCAGGTAGCTGGCCGCCACCGCCAGCACGATGACGCTCGCCCCCATGTCAAGCCCGGCCCACCCGGCGCCGGCCAGCACCGGCAAGACCAGGCAGGCCAGCAGCAGCGCGAAGCGCAGCGCCACCCGGCGGCGCCACAGGCGGCCGCCATCGGGCATGGCCGCCAGCATGCGCAGCCGGCCCGATTGCCGCTCGCTCGACACCAGGTCGTGCAGCAGCGCGATCACGAACAGCGGCGCGAGGTAAATCAGCACGAAGGCGAAGTCGAACCTGCCCGGCAGCGCCACCTCCGGGTTGAAGGTCTCGCCTTCGTAGAGCTGCGCCTGCAGGCCGAGCGCACGGATGCGCAGCGCGTACGGCGCCACGTCGCGCAGGCCCAGCGCCAGGAAGGCGGCGTCCGCCGGTGCATCCCAGGTGTGGTGGAACGTGTAGTAGGCGGCGCTGCCGGCGTTGCCGCCGGTGGCATTGCGCGTGGTCGCGACAGCGGCGTCCTGCGCCTGCAAGGCCGCCAGTTGGGCAATGGTGTCGCGCTGGCGCGCCACTTCCTGCACGCCGGACCACACCGACAGCGTGGATAACACCAGCAACAGCAGCAAGGCCACCACCGACAGGCGGGAACGGGCGATCAGGCGCCATTCGAAAGTGAGCCAATCTATGGAAAAATTCATCGCACGGCCCTCCCCAAACGTCCACCCAGCCACCAGGTCAGCCCCGTCAGGGCCAGTATCCACAGGATCAGCGCGGCGCCGGCAGGCGCCGCGCGCAGCAGGATTTCATCCACCTGCGCCTGGCGGTAATGGAATGGCGGGAAGCCCTGCCAGTGGCTGTTCGAGATGCGGTTTTCCTTGCCGGCCTGGCCTTCGTCGGCGTAGTGCACTTCTTCCGCATGCAGTTTATTCAGGCCCTGGATCAGCGCGTAGCGATAGGCTTCGCCCTGCTCGAGGAAGCTGCGGAAGCTGGCCAGGTCGGTGCCGGAGGCCGTCATCGACAGGCGCCGCAGCGCCAGCGCAGGACTGAGCCAGCCGGCGTGATCGATCAGGCGGCTCTGCGCCTGCTGCCGGTCCATGCCGGCCGCAGCGTAGCGGTTGAACAGTTCCGTCGAACGGCGTTCGCCTTCCATGCTCACCAGCCCTTTCAGGTTGACCGGCAGGTCTTCCACGCGGGTGACGTTGTATTGTTTGAGCAGGCCGTCGCGGAAGGCGGCGAACTTGGGATCCTGCGGGTTGTGCGAGTCGCCCAGCGCCAGGTAGTCGCGCTGGACGTTGATGACGTTTTCGTAACGCGTGGGCAGCGCCACGGCGCTGCTGGCCAGATCAGGAATCCAGCGCGGCAGCAGGATCACCGCTACCGTCCACACGGCCAGCAACACCAGCAAGGCGTCGCGGCCACGCGCAAACAAGGTCGAGACCAGCACCACGCCCAAGGACCACAGCAGCAGCCAGCCGGTATAGCCAGCGGCCAGCAGCAGCACCGGCAGCCACGGTGCGTGGCCGCTGGCGGCCATCCAGGCCAGGCCGGCCAGCGCCGGCAGCAGCATCAGTGCGGTAAAGCCGCACAACGCCAGCAGCTTGCCCAGCACCAGCTGGCGGCTGGCCACGCCCTGCGCCAGCAGCACCCGCAAGGTGCCCGACTCGCGCTCGCGCGCCACGGCCGCGTGGCCGAAGAACACCAGCAGCAGCGGCGCCAGCACCTGCAGCACGAACGCCGGCGTCAACTGGCCGAAGCGCAGCAGCAATGAGGTCTGGCGCACGTCACCGAAGTTGGCGCTGTTCTGCTGGTGCCCTTCGACGAACAGCGTGCTGCCGGTGTAACCGTCGATACCCGGATCGAATGCCGCCAGCGGGTTCACCGGCCGGAACAGGAAATGGCCGTAGTGGACCATGCGGTGCGGGTGGCGGTCGGGCTGGGCCTGGAATTCATGGTTCGACTGGGCCTGGTAGCGCGCCCGTTCGGCATTGGCGCCGCGCTGCTGTTCGTACGCGGTCAGCGCGGCCACCAGCATCAGCACAGTCAACAACAGCAGGCCGACGACGGCGGCGCGGTCGCGCGCCAGTGCGCGCCATTCCTCCAAGGCGATGCGTTTGATCATGGAAGCGGCCATGGTCATGCTGCCTGGCCGGACTGCGCGGCAGGTGCCGCAGGTGCCACTGGTGCCGCCTGGGCAGCATAGCGGCGGTGCAGGGCGCGCACATCGAAGCGGTCGGCGCCGGTGGCGGCCACCTCCTCGCGCAGGCGCCCCGCTTCCAGGAAGCCGATGCGGTCGGCGACGTCGGCGGCGCTGAGCAGGTCGTGGGTCACCATCAGGATCGCCACGCCCTGGGCGCGCAACACGCCCAGCAGGCGGTTGAACTCCGAGGTGGCTTGCGGATCGAGGCCGGACGTCGGTTCGTCGAGCAGCAGCGCCGGCACCTTGCGCGCCAGGGCCAGCGCGATCGCCACCTTCTGCCGCATGCCCTTCGAGAAGCCGGCCACGCGGCGGTCGAACGCCGCCGCATCGAGGCCGGCGGCGCCCAGGGCTTGGTCGATGGCGGCGGCGTCTTCCTGCTGGCCGGCCAGGTGCAGCAGGTAGCCGACGTTTTCGCGCGCGCTCAAATGCTCGTACAGGGCGACATTCTCCGGGATATAAGCGAGGTGGCGGCGTGCCTGCCCCGGTTCGCTCACGGGATCGAAGCCGTTCACCTTGACCGTGCCGGCAGTGGGCGCGACAAAGCCAAGGAACAGGCTGACGCTGGTAGTCTTGCCAGCGCCATTGGCGCCCAGCAGCGCATAGATCTCGCCGGCGCGCACCTGCAAATCGAGCTGCTGCAAAATGATCTTGCCGCCATAGCCGGCCACCACGGCGGTGGCGTCAAGCACGGGGCGGCCGCCCGGTTGGATGCCCTGCGCGGGCGGGTGAAAACTGTCGATGGTCAAGCAATTCTCCTGGTCGGATGGGGTAGAAACACTGTAATCGCAACATGGTTGCGTTTACTAATGAGAATAGTATCTCATTAGAAGCATGTAGCGCCAGCCTCATCCACGCTCGTTTGCCTGATATTTGCGCACGCTTCGAAAATCGTCGAGTATGGCCCTCGGCCACAATGACTGGAGAGCACCATGCAAACCACGGTGACAATCAGCGACGAGTTGTATGCGCAAGCGCTGGAAATGGCTGACCCCGGCATGGAGAAAGGACAACTGTTCCAGGAAGCGATTCAAACCTTCATTCGGGTGCAAGCCGCCAAGCGCCTGGCGGCGCTCGGGGGCGCAGCGCCGGGAATGAAAGATGTGCCACGCCGCCAAACTGAATCTGCAAAATGACAGGGGTACTGCCAGAAGCCAGACCAGCTCCGCTAGCCGCTGCAACAGGATTGACCGAGCGGGAAGCGCTATT
This is a stretch of genomic DNA from Duganella zoogloeoides. It encodes these proteins:
- a CDS encoding putative bifunctional diguanylate cyclase/phosphodiesterase, which encodes MNVDSQVFILFSLGVDLVLCMVLVFLWWRHNDEKHALAWAVGQFALSFGIVCWSLGPQYLPKTVLAALTLTVSVAGFWAGTEAFLGKLNPARLRRAAAVSVGLGFACYGVFVAIGHSRSIASVIAGIYGLTFLWIGWRLLSQRSGYRLLAVVFVLRGVFNLANGMHLVPQLIELWLIWSFLVKSVSMLCLIHAVQDKIQRRYTHAIDSLGKGFLVYDRDGVIRTANQRCVRLLGAPGMRQLIGSNIGDWMTGVTRTTVAGHFQRFASAATYPYVETTVFRHGTEFELPVELIASPHYERGQLLCMMLVMDITDRKKKDDQLYRAAHYDSVTGTLNRHGLGIELDQALVRARDAGQQCAVLFIDIDKFKRINDSFGHATGDQLLRQMAARLRSCVGDGDLLGRFGGDEFVVVLPGLAAGMAPTQAAACGERILHALGGSFDLAPHAITVSASIGVACQGSDGDEADTLVRNADIAMHDVKKSGRGALRLFDAGMSAYAREALVIDGALRGAIAASELRLVYQPIVDARTGRMDKVEALLRWQSATLGHVGPDRFIPVAEDSGLVIDLGAWVLAEACRQLGAWRDQLPHLAVSINVSARQLLDPAFLLLVEQALAAHGLAPQRLELELTERVLIGNGEQVRAALGRLRELGVSISLDDFGTGYSSLSYLTQFEINTLKIDRSFVTGMVDSPRSHALVATIVAMGQSLGLQLVAEGVETAGQADALDAMGCHYLQGYHISRPVAAADLLRFAAQRRESNR
- a CDS encoding OBAP family protein is translated as MYQLITRLNGCALAAAALTCQAQPTAPPGADKSAHTRALELGAKVLQGNGPLPGFHIYLVGFHPMRDMPENQIEAHHYCQQQNEDFAQCVLFDGSSRSANLHGVEYIISEKLFATLPAAERKYWHPHNGEILSGQLIAPGLPAAAEKSLMRSKMNSYGKTWHIWNTGHHGEHNDTLPFGEPMLAWSFNRDGEARPGLVEQRDRRLDVDTSHIRSERKELRELARPQTGVDAMQGQFARPTSGIPGVVDSGSAGKSD
- a CDS encoding aminotransferase class V-fold PLP-dependent enzyme, whose product is MSDSDLRELLNRHFAVEQVDADVLQQMAGMVRDWMTPEGRSPYPVTPIDQLLPLFAELAPPAGGMAPVHVLEELQRKLLPHTARLNHPKFIGHMTQALPWMTVLVEALTATLNQNQVKIETAYASTLVEKQVLGWMHRMVYRAPDALYADAMRAKNHALGNIVNGGTMGNLTALAVALERTLPGVRKHGIYAAMQQSGHRGLAVIASARAHYSLKKALGTLGLGEDALYRVPVDGDNRIDLAALDDTIAALRRDRIRIVAIVGIAGTTETGAIDPLAQLAAIAQREQAWFHVDAAWGGALLMAERFRPLYAGIEAADSVVIDGHKLFWVPMAQGMVLLRDPASLDLLKHNANYIIRSNSGDLGQTSLEGSRRFDALKLWVSFKLLGEGGYATLLGHAASLAAAMRELIAAQPDFELTSNSDNFILTYRFLPPALGQRLAQLLAAGRVDEATIVNRQVNELNARLQERQKANGHSFVSRTVLERAPFADGITVLRVVLSNVHTTPAHLREIVAEQRQLGTALLATAC
- a CDS encoding ABC transporter permease; the protein is MNFSIDWLTFEWRLIARSRLSVVALLLLLVLSTLSVWSGVQEVARQRDTIAQLAALQAQDAAVATTRNATGGNAGSAAYYTFHHTWDAPADAAFLALGLRDVAPYALRIRALGLQAQLYEGETFNPEVALPGRFDFAFVLIYLAPLFVIALLHDLVSSERQSGRLRMLAAMPDGGRLWRRRVALRFALLLACLVLPVLAGAGWAGLDMGASVIVLAVAASYLAFWIGVSLLVGAHGRRSVTNATALMGVWAVLTLVLPTLANVALTRAIPVHQGVDLMLAQRQVVHGAWEVPRDETMRKFYLGHPQWQHSAPLPEGFHWKWYFAFHQLGDESVAGQVQQYRAGLLARQAWTDRLGWVLPGVGVQAVLHRLAATDLPAQLAYQQRISSFHEALRNFYYGYLFTDLPFGPAQAAHQPVFAPAPGAAPAPWRAAAAVCLLAWLVFAAGAWRLVRIKGGGER
- a CDS encoding ABC transporter permease; the encoded protein is MIKRIALEEWRALARDRAAVVGLLLLTVLMLVAALTAYEQQRGANAERARYQAQSNHEFQAQPDRHPHRMVHYGHFLFRPVNPLAAFDPGIDGYTGSTLFVEGHQQNSANFGDVRQTSLLLRFGQLTPAFVLQVLAPLLLVFFGHAAVARERESGTLRVLLAQGVASRQLVLGKLLALCGFTALMLLPALAGLAWMAASGHAPWLPVLLLAAGYTGWLLLWSLGVVLVSTLFARGRDALLVLLAVWTVAVILLPRWIPDLASSAVALPTRYENVINVQRDYLALGDSHNPQDPKFAAFRDGLLKQYNVTRVEDLPVNLKGLVSMEGERRSTELFNRYAAAGMDRQQAQSRLIDHAGWLSPALALRRLSMTASGTDLASFRSFLEQGEAYRYALIQGLNKLHAEEVHYADEGQAGKENRISNSHWQGFPPFHYRQAQVDEILLRAAPAGAALILWILALTGLTWWLGGRLGRAVR
- a CDS encoding ABC transporter ATP-binding protein → MTIDSFHPPAQGIQPGGRPVLDATAVVAGYGGKIILQQLDLQVRAGEIYALLGANGAGKTTSVSLFLGFVAPTAGTVKVNGFDPVSEPGQARRHLAYIPENVALYEHLSARENVGYLLHLAGQQEDAAAIDQALGAAGLDAAAFDRRVAGFSKGMRQKVAIALALARKVPALLLDEPTSGLDPQATSEFNRLLGVLRAQGVAILMVTHDLLSAADVADRIGFLEAGRLREEVAATGADRFDVRALHRRYAAQAAPVAPAAPAAQSGQAA
- a CDS encoding DUF2191 domain-containing protein, which codes for MQTTVTISDELYAQALEMADPGMEKGQLFQEAIQTFIRVQAAKRLAALGGAAPGMKDVPRRQTESAK